The following are encoded together in the Lactuca sativa cultivar Salinas chromosome 1, Lsat_Salinas_v11, whole genome shotgun sequence genome:
- the LOC111915871 gene encoding non-specific lipid-transfer protein yields MARMVMMVFCVVVTCMVVAETYAQAITCDQVVSDLSPCYGYLTNGGAVSSACCSGVDALNSAANSASARQTACNCLKSFYSSNSGINLSNAASLPSDCGVNLPYKISPSTDCSTVE; encoded by the exons ATGGCTAGAATGGTAATGATGGTCTTTTGTGTAGTCGTTACTTGCATGGTGGTGGCGGAAACCTATGCTCAGGCTATTACCTGTGATCAGGTGGTTAGTGACTTATCGCCATGCTATGGCTACTTAACAAATGGCGGTGCTGTGTCATCGGCATGTTGCAGTGGGGTTGACGCACTCAATAGCGCTGCAAATTCAGCCTCTGCTCGTCAGACTGCATGTAACTGCTTGAAGAGTTTTTACTCATCCAACTCCGGCATCAATCTCTCTAACGCTGCAAGCCTTCCCAGCGACTGTGGTGTCAACCTTCCTTATAAGATCAGTCCAAGCACCGACTGTTCCAC GGTGGAGTGA